GGATCGTGCCTCTATGATCTAGTCCAGAGGTAGGAAATAAATCAGCTAAATTTAACTGATAAAAACTAGCTTCCCGTTGTAATGCCATAAACATAGCACAAACCCCCCTGGGAGAAATTCGATTTTCCTTCCCTAAACCAGAACCATTAATCAAGAGAATTTCTGACTTTGGGAATCTAGCCAGTTGGGATGCTGTGGTGCTAACTACATCTGCACCTCCCACAGAATTGGCTAACATTTCCGCAATATCGTTATTACTGAAAACGTTCATTTCCTTAATGATTTTTTGCAAAGGTAAGGAAAGATGACGTACCAGTAAAGTTTGCCCAACTTTAGGTTGAGGGTCTACTTTAATATTACCAGCAATAATCACTTGGGGTTTAGGTGTTCCTTTGGGCATAATTGAGTATTGGAAAACCACAGAACGCGACCAAGTTTGGTGATTTAGTGCTTGTTTGAGTAATTGACCGGCAAGCAGGGGATGACGTTGGAAATTCATGGCAAAAGCCCCAGTAATTACCAGATTTCCCTTAACTTGCTTAATACCTATTTTATTCAGAGTATTTCCCAGAGCGATCGCTTCCTCCCCCACAAACATAGGATCACCACTACCAGTAATCACTAAATCACCCTGCACCACCCCATTTACTAAAGGTCCAGTGCTACTAACTAAAGTCTCAAATTGGTGATCTGGTCCCCAAGCTTTCAAAGCCACCAATGAAGTAGCAACCTTAGTTAAAGAAGCAGCGGGTAAAGGTATAGTACCTTGATGATTAGCCATCAGCATTGGTCCCGACTGTAACCAAATCCCCTGAGAGGACATGAGATTTTGGTCAATTAATTTTGACGTAATTAACCCATTAAGATATTCGTGAACCGTAATAGCACCTGCTGGACTTGGATCAGGGACAAGAATCAAATTAGAGCTACCTTGCCAAGCCAACACACTCAAAGCTTCTAACGGTTGAATTTGCGCCTTAGCCACTTCTAGCCAGATAGAAAACAAACCTGATCCTAATAATTCCAGCATATTTAAATTCCTTTATTCGTTAATTGGTAAGAGTTTTCTTTAATTTCGTAAGCGTAAACTATATTCAATACCTTGTCTATTTTCTGTAGTTTGGGTTAAGCGACAGCGCAACCCAGCGCATTTGTTGGGTTTCATATTTTTTAGGGACTTCCAAATAAAAAAATACTCAACCACCTAACGCAAAAATCTCTCAAACCCTTATTCCTCTGTGTCCTCTGCGCCTCTGTGGTTCGTTAATCAGGATAATTTATTTCTTGGAAGTCCCTTAAGCTGATATCCAACCTACAAATCAAGGCTTTTTCCAATTTGGACAAGGTATTGATACAGCGGTTTTCGCTCTTATGAGGTACATCTTAGCCCCCTCATCGCACCCCCCTCAATCCCCCCGTAGCGGAGGGAAGAAAAGGATAAGCTTTTGATACTGGAGGGGGTGGGGGGTGGGGTTCTTGTACCTGATAACATCGGGAAGTGCTGTATTCTGAAACTATTTTTAACTTTTAATTCCCTCTTTTCCTAGCAACTTATACTAATATACGAGCCTGATTATATTTATCAGTATTGTTGACACTCCCCTGGCTAAAGACGATTATAAAAAAGATTAAATCTGGGAAAGTGATAGCGTCAGTGCTGACTTGTCAGTTTGGTAAATGAACAATTTTAACGCTTATTCCTTGCACCTAATTCACCTTCTATCCCCATCAAATCATTAACTTGTAACAGTTTTATGTTTATATGGTTAACACCACGCTACGCTATCAGCAAGCCCTACATAATATTTCCCATAGTGCAAGTCTGTGGAATGGTGCGTTACGCTGTCGCTAACACACCCTACTTTTTGACTTTTGCAGTTTATTTAATTCACATTCCTAATTAATAAATTGGATAGGTTAAGTAGGTGAACACAATAAAACCAAACTGTGTAAAGAAACGTAAAATCGCCCAAACCCTCTTCACTCTTGCCTCTTGCCTCTT
The DNA window shown above is from Anabaena sp. WA102 and carries:
- a CDS encoding D-alanyl-D-alanine carboxypeptidase, translated to MLELLGSGLFSIWLEVAKAQIQPLEALSVLAWQGSSNLILVPDPSPAGAITVHEYLNGLITSKLIDQNLMSSQGIWLQSGPMLMANHQGTIPLPAASLTKVATSLVALKAWGPDHQFETLVSSTGPLVNGVVQGDLVITGSGDPMFVGEEAIALGNTLNKIGIKQVKGNLVITGAFAMNFQRHPLLAGQLLKQALNHQTWSRSVVFQYSIMPKGTPKPQVIIAGNIKVDPQPKVGQTLLVRHLSLPLQKIIKEMNVFSNNDIAEMLANSVGGADVVSTTASQLARFPKSEILLINGSGLGKENRISPRGVCAMFMALQREASFYQLNLADLFPTSGLDHRGTIHSRHMPKATVMKTGTLNDVSALAGVVPTRDRGLVWFTIINRGGNVSAFRVQQDKLLQTLEKELEVSTDIPDTVTPRLDNSLPNLGADNRNKVLYNQS